In Cicer arietinum cultivar CDC Frontier isolate Library 1 chromosome 7, Cicar.CDCFrontier_v2.0, whole genome shotgun sequence, a single window of DNA contains:
- the LOC101505380 gene encoding axial regulator YABBY 5, which produces MSTCSIDVATEQLCYIPCNFCNIVLAVSVPCSSLFDIVTVRCGHCSNLWSVNMAAAFQSLSWQEHHHLQAPSHCMNPEYRIRSGSTSKCNDRIAMRTAPTTHLTEERVVNRPPEKRQRVPSAYNQFIKEEIQRIKANNPDISHREAFSTAAKNWAHFPHIHFGLMLETNNQAKMENVSEKRLMSRAALMNK; this is translated from the exons ATGTCTACCTGCAGCATCGATGTTGCAACTGAACAACTTTGCTACATCCCTTGCAACTTTTGCAATATTGTTCTTgcg GTGAGTGTTCCATGCAGTAGCCTATTTGACATTGTGACCGTTCGATGTGGTCACTGCAGCAATCTATGGTCTGTTAACATGGCCGCCGCGTTTCAGTCACTTTCATGGCAAGAGCATCATCATCTTCAg GCACCTAGTCACTGCATGAATCCAGAGTATAGGATTCGCAGCGGATCCACTTCCAAATGCAACGATAGAATTGCAATGCGTACTGCACCAACCACTCATCTTACTGAGGAAAGGGTTGTTAACCGTC CTCCGGAGAAGAGGCAGCGTGTACCTTCTGCTTATAATCAATtcataaa GGAAGAGATTCAGAGGATCAAGGCTAATAATCCTGATATTAGTCACAGAGAAGCTTTCAGTACAGCTGCAAAGAAT tgGGCACATTTTCCTCATATTCATTTTGGGCTGATGTTGGAGACCAACAATCAGGCTAAGATGGAGAAT GTCTCTGAGAAGCGTTTGATGTCAAGGGCTGCGCTAATGAACAAATGA